CGGCTGATCCAGCCGCATGTGCCCCCGCCGTCAGCGCCGCCGACAGTGCCACCGCCGCTTCCCGCTGAGCCCGGTCCAGGTAGCGGTTGCGCGACGACATTGCCAGCCCGTCGGTCTCCCGCACCGTCGGCACCCCAACCACCTGCACGTCGACGTTCAGGTCCGCCACCATCTGCCGAATGAGCACCAGCTGCTGATAGTCCTTCTCGCCGAAATAGGCCCGGTCCGGACGGACGATGTTCAACAGCTTGAGCACCACGGTCAGCACGCCGGCAAAATGGCCCGGCCGCGCGCTGCCTTCGAGGTCGGCGCCCAGCGGCCCGGGTTGCACGGTGGTGCGCATCCCGTCGGCGTACATCGCCGCGGCCGTCGGCGCGAACACGATCTCCACCCCTTCGGCACGCAGCTGCGCCACGTCGTCCTCGAGGGTGCGGGGGTAAGCGTCCAGGTCCTCGCCGGCGCCGAATTGCAGCGGGTTGACGAAGATCGACGCCACCACCACCGCGCCGGGTGTCCTCTTGGCCGCCCGCACCAGCGCAAGATGGCCGTCGTGCAGCGCGCCCATCGTGGGCACCAACAGCACTCGCCGGCCGGTGTGCCGCAGCGCCCGGCAGACGTCGCTGACCTCACGCGGCACCGAGTACCGGTTGAGTTCGCCCGGGTTGAACCTGACTTTCACCGCGCCAACACCTCGACGACGTCCTCGGGAGCATGCGCCCGCTGCGCAGTCCGCAGCGCGTTCACCCGATAGGCATGAGCCAGTTGCGGGTCGACGGCGGTCAGCGCGGCCAGGTGTCCGGCGACCGCGGCCGCATCACCACGAGCGATCGGCCCGGTCAGCGCCGCCTGCCCGCGCTGCAGCGTGTTCTCCAGCGCCGCACGAGCAAGCGGTCCGATGATGCGTTCGGCGATTCCCCCGGGCTGGTCGTCGACGCACTGTTGGCCGAGCAGTTCGCTGCCGCGCAGTGCGGCGCGCAACGCCTCGAGAGCGTCGGCAAGCACCGTCACGATGTGGTTGCTCGCGTGGGCCAGCGCCGCATGGTAGAGGATGCGGGCGTCCTCGCGGACACTGAACGGCTCCCC
The nucleotide sequence above comes from Mycobacterium pseudokansasii. Encoded proteins:
- the panC gene encoding pantoate--beta-alanine ligase, producing MKVRFNPGELNRYSVPREVSDVCRALRHTGRRVLLVPTMGALHDGHLALVRAAKRTPGAVVVASIFVNPLQFGAGEDLDAYPRTLEDDVAQLRAEGVEIVFAPTAAAMYADGMRTTVQPGPLGADLEGSARPGHFAGVLTVVLKLLNIVRPDRAYFGEKDYQQLVLIRQMVADLNVDVQVVGVPTVRETDGLAMSSRNRYLDRAQREAAVALSAALTAGAHAAGSAGASARAAVDAARAVLDATPGIAVDYVELRDAGLGPAPASGSARLLVAARVGATRLLDNVEIQIGNFAGTLGPDESRAHYAQSPWRN